In Nostoc sphaeroides, the genomic window CATCTGTAAAGGAACCATTCCTATCCCTGGAGCAAAGAGCGTGGAACAGGCGAGGGAGAATATTGGTGCATTGGGTTGGCAATTAGACGCCAATGAGATTGCAGAGTTGGATAGGGCGGCAGCGAATGCAGACAAAAAAATGGTACAAAATATATTTCAAACTAAGTAATTAGGCGAGAATAAATCAAACTAGATTAAGTAATAGCCATCTCCGAAAAAAATTGTTTTGACATAGCATTGCTACGTCTCTAGAAGGGTTATAGATAACGCATATTTAATTGCACTAATACACTATAGGACTCATATTTGATTATTGAAATATACGTAGGGTGCGTCACGCCAAAGGCTAACGCACCACCCAAAGGTTTTGGTGCGTTAGGCTACGCCATAAAACAACGCCAGTCCGCTCAAGTCGGGAAACCCGCCTTGAGCGGACTGGCTCCCCTACATACTACTTAGATTTTTTCAGAAATCAAATCATATTCCTATACATTATGACTAATCACAATCAGACTGGTGTGTGTAACAACCGACCTAAATTTGACGTGCTTAACGAACTTTGCTAAAAGTTATCTATTCAACTGGCATTTACCATACTACCATCAACTCTTTCTATTCCTCTTTTAAGAAAAAGTTGAAGTGACAGTGCTAACAATTGCTAACCTTTTCTTCGTGCTTCAATTTGGAAGTATCCCCAATCCCCAATGACAAATCATTACCGATATATTATTTTTTACAAACCCTATGGCGTTCTGTGCCAGTTTACAAAAGATGCTCCCACACATAGCACCCTGAAAGATTATATTGATGTACCTGATGTGTATCCTGTGGGACGTTTAGACTGGGATAGTGAAGGGTTGCTGCTGTTAACGAACGATGGGCAATTGCAACATCGCCTCGCCCATCCGCGTTTTGGTCATAAACGTACTTACTGGGTACAGGTAGAGCGAATTCCAGATGCAGATGCTATCAAAAGGTTGCAAACAGGTGTGGAAATTCAAGATTACCGCACTCAAGCAGCAGAAGTTAGGCTATTATCACAAGAGCCACAACTACCTGAACGCACTCCGCCAATTAGATTTCGCAAAAATGTACCGACAGCTTGGCTGGAAATGACTTTGACAGAGGGAAAAAACCGCCAAGTACGGCGGATGACTGCGGCTGTAGGGTTTCCGACTTTGCGACTGGTTAGGGTTAGCATAGCCCACCTACAATTAGATGATCTACAATTGGGTCAATGGCGCGACCTCACCACATCTGAACTCCAATTTATGCATAATTTCAGTAAATCCAAAAGCATGTAGAGACGCGAAATTTCGCGTCTCTACAGAGGATTTTGGGCTTAACTGACCGGTATTGCGCTATAATAAGAATTAGACTTTTTATTGTGAGCCAGCGACTTTCAATGTGATACCATTTTGAATTTTAGATTTTAGATTTTGGATTGGAAACCGCTTACTGTATCTGGGTTTTCTCTGTCCATTTGTTGCAATCAACTCGCGTTCGTTTGTGTAAGCTGTTCCACATTTAAATTGCATAATTACGGCGGGCAAGATGCCCACCCCACAAAAGTTATATAAATTTTAGATATGCAAACTAGATGTGGTTTAGCTTAGTAGCGAATTCCATTCGCCCAATACTTTGAAAACATCCTCTAAGCTACAAAATAAAGTTGTTGCTTTTCGGATTCTTTCTGAGATATCTTTCCGAAAGCTTTATTTATTTTGAACCAATCTAAAATCCAAAATTGATATGACTCAAAAACAAGAAACAGCAATTGAAGGTATCTATGAAGTCTGTATCGGTATCCCAGAACCAATTTCTGCAATTCAGTATTGGGAGCAATTTGGCTATCGCATTGGTGAAATGGGTGAATTAACCGCAGATGTAGCCTATCAATTATATGGCGTGAATTCCTCTTTACGCTCAATCCGCCTCTACCACCAAAATGCAGATCATGGTTTGATTCGGCTGATGGTTTGGCAAAACCCCACCCATGAAGGTTTGGGAACAGCGTCAATGAAAATTAAAGGAAATCGCTGGGCAACAAGCTTAACGGCAGATGTTTTAAATATCTTAAATCATATAGAAGATGCAAAAGCGGCAGGTTTGCCGATTAGATACACTAACCCTTATTGGGAAGTCATCTACAACAAAGAGAGGAAAAGCCGTCCTTTTATTGAGCCAGCAGTTGGTGTGCGAGAAATGCTGCTACTGCAACCCTTAGCTCGACAGGTTTTATTTCAACGGTTTGGCTATACACTACCGCATTACGGACAAGTTAACCAGAATGCTGCTCTCAAGACTAGTCAGTTTACCCATATAGGAATCGTTGTTCAAGATGACAGCAAAGAAACGCTGAAGTTTTATGAAGAAGTTTTGGGTTTGCTGCGTGTGCGTGATGATGTCGAAACTAGCTATGAATCTTCACCAGCAGGTAAAGATATTTTTGACCTTAATCCTGGTGAAAAGTTTATTGTCACGACCTTTGATGATCCCCGTTCTTCTAAGTCTGACTTGATGGCCGCCCGCAGTGGTAGACTTTACATCATTCGATTCCCAGAAGAGATAAATTTAGAGTCGCGCTTTGAAGCAGCCCAACCAGGTAGCTTGGGTATGTCTTTATATACCTATCGGGTAAAGGGAATACAGGAATATTGCGATCGCATTAAAGCAAGTACTGTACAAAAAGTTACAGACATCATTACTAATGAGTTTGGCGAGACGAGTTTTTCCTTCGTTGCGCCAGATGGCTACTTCTGGACTTTGCTAGAAGCTAAATAACGTCTCCCGCAAATCCAGAACTGTAGGAGAATTAGGGAACTCAAAAAAATAAATTATTCCACATTCAAGTCGTTGACTGTTGACTGTTGACTGTTGACTGTTGACTGTTGACTGTTGACTGTTGACTGTTGACTGAAAACTCATGAACGGTCAAACTAATTCATAATTGATAATTAATAATTCGTAATTTAAAGACGCTCGAGGACTCGCTTTCCGCAACGCTATCAGTGGGAGGAAGAAATACTCCACTGTCTTTTTGACCACTGATTTAAAAATGAGCGTGGGGGCTGCTGTACCCATTTTAAAATTTATGAATTATGGATTAATAATTATTTGGTCAACGGTCAACAGTGAACAATAGCAATGGAATATTTTTTTACTTGGAAGTCCCTTATTAAATGCTGTTGGCGAAGTCGTATCTGCCTCCACGTTCAAGGGCGCGTTCGTAAGCAGGCCGTGTATGGATGCGCTCGATAAATTGCTTAATCTTTGGTCGGCTTGAAATGAGTTCAGCTTGCATAGCGACTATTTCCAGAGGAAAGCTCATTTGGATATCGGCGGCAGTAAATTCTTCGCCTGCAAACCATGTACTCTTATTAAGTTCACCTTCTATGTAGTCAAAGTGAAGCTTGATCTGGGGTGCGATAAATCCTTCGTTTACGCTGCTGTCTCCTACACCAAAGCGGTTGAAGACGAGGTTCATTACTAGAGGCGGCATTGCAGAGCCTTCAGCGTAATGCAGCCAATAGGTGTAGCGCAGACACTCCTTAGTAGCGGATGG contains:
- a CDS encoding rRNA large subunit pseudouridine synthase E, producing MTNHYRYIIFYKPYGVLCQFTKDAPTHSTLKDYIDVPDVYPVGRLDWDSEGLLLLTNDGQLQHRLAHPRFGHKRTYWVQVERIPDADAIKRLQTGVEIQDYRTQAAEVRLLSQEPQLPERTPPIRFRKNVPTAWLEMTLTEGKNRQVRRMTAAVGFPTLRLVRVSIAHLQLDDLQLGQWRDLTTSELQFMHNFSKSKSM
- a CDS encoding VOC family protein; translated protein: MTQKQETAIEGIYEVCIGIPEPISAIQYWEQFGYRIGEMGELTADVAYQLYGVNSSLRSIRLYHQNADHGLIRLMVWQNPTHEGLGTASMKIKGNRWATSLTADVLNILNHIEDAKAAGLPIRYTNPYWEVIYNKERKSRPFIEPAVGVREMLLLQPLARQVLFQRFGYTLPHYGQVNQNAALKTSQFTHIGIVVQDDSKETLKFYEEVLGLLRVRDDVETSYESSPAGKDIFDLNPGEKFIVTTFDDPRSSKSDLMAARSGRLYIIRFPEEINLESRFEAAQPGSLGMSLYTYRVKGIQEYCDRIKASTVQKVTDIITNEFGETSFSFVAPDGYFWTLLEAK
- a CDS encoding glutathione S-transferase family protein — encoded protein: MIVVHHLNNSRSQRVLWLLEELGIEYEIKFYERDEKTMLAPTSLREVHPLGKSPVITDADETVAESGAIIEYIVSRYGNGRLIPPSATKECLRYTYWLHYAEGSAMPPLVMNLVFNRFGVGDSSVNEGFIAPQIKLHFDYIEGELNKSTWFAGEEFTAADIQMSFPLEIVAMQAELISSRPKIKQFIERIHTRPAYERALERGGRYDFANSI